One segment of Theobroma cacao cultivar B97-61/B2 chromosome 9, Criollo_cocoa_genome_V2, whole genome shotgun sequence DNA contains the following:
- the LOC18589282 gene encoding adagio protein 1 encodes MEWDSNSDLSGDEDEGFLLNDGGPLPFPVQNLLQTAPCGFVVTDALEPDHPIIYVNTVFEMVTGYRAEEVLGRNCRFLQCRGPFAKRRHPLVDSTVVSEIRRCLEEGIEFHGELLNFRKDGSPLMNRLRLTPIYGDDETITHVIGIQIFTEANIDLGPVPGSSIKESIKSSDRSHSGFSAFRPVVVGDRNVCRGVCGILQLSDEVLSLKILSRLTPRDIASVGSVCRRLYELTSNEDLWRMVCQNAWGSETTRILETVPGAKRLGWGRLARELTTLEAAAWRKLTVGGAVEPSRCNFSACAVGNRVVLFGGEGVNMQPMNDTFVLDLNSSNPEWQHVQVSSPPPGRWGHTLSCVNGSHLVVFGGCGRQGLLNDVFVLDLDAKPPTWREISGLAPPLPRSWHSSCTLDGTKLIVSGGCADSGVLLSDTFLLDLSMEKPVWREIPVAWTPPSRLGHTLSVYGGRKILMFGGLAKSGPLRFRSSDVFTMDLSEEEPCWRCVTGSGMPGAGNPGGIAPPPRLDHVAVSLPGGRILIFGGSVAGLHSASQLYLLDPTDEKPTWRILNVPGRPPRFAWGHSTCVVGGTRAIVLGGQTGEEWMLTELHELSLASSVI; translated from the exons ATGGAGTGGGATAGTAATTCCGATCTGAGTGGGGATGAAGACGAGGGCTTCCTGCTCAACGATGGCGGCCCACTTCCTTTTCCTGTCCAAAACTTGCTCCAAACGGCTCCTTGTGGCTTTGTCGTCACCGATGCCCTCGAGCCCGACCATCCCATCATTTATGTCAACACCGTCTTCGAGATGGTTACGGGCTATCGCGCTGAGGAGGTTCTTGGCCGCAATTG CCGTTTCTTACAGTGTAGAGGACCATTTGCAAAAAGACGGCATCCATTGGTGGACTCCACGGTAGTTTCAGAAATTCGGAGATGCCTTGAGGAGGGCATTGAATTCCACGGCGAGTTGTTGAACTTTAGAAAGGATGGATCTCCATTGATGAACAGACTGCGTCTTACTCCAATATATGGAGATGATGAGACAATCACTCATGTTATCGGGATCCAGATCTTCACAGAAGCAAACATTGATCTAGGTCCAGTGCCAGGATCTTCAATAAAGGAGTCTATAAAGTCATCTGACCGTTCTCATTCTGGATTTTCTGCTTTTCGGCCTGTCGTAGTTGGGGACCGAAATGTCTGCCGTGGGGTTTGTGGGATATTGCAATTAAGTGATGAGGTACTGTCTCTCAAGATACTTTCACGGCTGACACCAAGAGATATCGCATCAGTTGGTTCTGTCTGTAGGCGACTTTATGAGTTGACAAGCAATGAGGATCTTTGGAGAATGGTTTGTCAAAATGCATGGGGAAGCGAGACTACCCGTATTTTAGAGACAGTCCCTGGTGCAAAGAGACTTGGGTGGGGTCGGCTGGCAAGGGAATTGACCACTCTCGAAGCAGCTGCTTGGAGGAAGCTAACTGTTGGAGGTGCTGTTGAACCTTCAAGGTGCAACTTTAGTGCCTGTGCTGTTGGGAATCGGGTTGTACTTTTTGGTGGTGAAGGGGTAAACATGCAACCGATGAATGACACCTTTGTACTGGATCTAAATTCCAGCAACCCAGAGTGGCAACATGTCCAAGTGAGCTCTCCTCCTCCTGGTCGTTGGGGTCATACACTTTCTTGTGTGAATGGGTCTCATCTGGTGGTATTTGGAGGCTGTGGAAGGCAGGGCCTGCTCAATGATGTTTTTGTGCTTGATTTGGATGCAAAGCCTCCAACCTGGCGAGAGATCTCTGGATTGGCTCCTCCACTTCCTCGATCATGGCACAGCTCATGCACACTTGACGGGACCAAGCTGATAGTTTCTGGTGGTTGTGCCGATTCAGGAGTACTTCTTAGTGACACTTTCCTGCTTGATCTTTCAATGGAGAAACCTGTCTGGAGAGAGATTCCAGTAGCATGGACCCCACCTTCTCGTTTGGGTCACACATTGTCAGTATATGGTGGTCGGAAAATATTGATGTTTGGAGGTCTTGCTAAGAGTGGTCCACTCCGGTTTCGTTCTAGTGATGTATTCACAATGGATTTAAGTGAGGAGGAACCATGTTGGAGATGTGTAACTGGGAGTGGAATGCCTGGTGCTGGAAATCCAGGCGGCATAGCTCCACCTCCAAGACTTGATCATGTTGCTGTGAGCCTCCCTGGTGGAAGAATTCTCATCTTTGGTGGGTCTGTTGCTGGTCTTCACTCTGCTTCCCAACTTTATCTCCTGGACCCAACTGATGAAAAACCAACATGGAGGATATTGAATGTGCCTGGCCGACCCCCAAGGTTTGCTTGGGGGCATAGTACTTGTGTAGTTGGCGGGACAAGGGCAATAGTACTCGGTGGGCAAACAGGTGAAGAGTGGATGCTAACTGAGCTCCATGAACTATCGCTGGCAAGTTCAGTTATCTGA